In a genomic window of Leptospira hartskeerlii:
- a CDS encoding efflux RND transporter permease subunit, whose product MKAILRFCIGRPVTVAMIWSALDIFGLIALENLKINLMPDLEFPKVTIVTGYPNSSSDEVESLITKPISDAVSTIGGVESVRSESMEGLSTVTVQFSNHTSVDFAIIEIRERIDLVRDSLPQDANRPIVIRFDPSQSAFQEIAIFPKAGMKDQELRSFLADSVKVYFERVEGLAAVQFSGGFKKEVSIEIDSEKMNSYSISLFDIRKAISLSNVSYPAGTLPVGDKDYLIRAVGEFKSVANIGETVVGNNSQGVPIRLGSFADVHVGFREQTGIARYNGKDCVIAYLYKESGRNSVEISDRIKLELSNINQKFGKELSAEIVYDESKFIRESISGVTGSLITGMILAFLVLVFLLRNLKSPIILLTVIPASLFSTLLLFYVFGISLNMMSLGGMALGIGMLFDTSNVVFSSIERNLSRGVPIKEASLKGTAEVTGSVVSATLTTVIVFLPIIFFKSMIGIVFGEMALAITISLLMSLLASLTLIPMMTSVLYSVSMEPKFLKEVIFKRSEEFHRNLLSKYETKLISYIEEPKPLIRSISILFIVSVAFLFILPKEFVPRVDTGEFSIFIKAKNGSGLIHTSEVVSSLESSLLKDPDVKSVITRIGFEEDQLGSKKRGNWGSNRAVLRVILKEGSWSSSAEFISKFRKSLRLSEETEIHFENSGDVLASVVSAEGNGLSLEILGENLQTLKEIGSNLKSRLSKLPGIKDTRVSMEDTSVEYDLSFDSIKASFFNLNNDYLSNYLRMANFGSVVTKIKLENRNRDVRLFFKKGDVDSLDKVLGMRIQSPNGNLVQLSQIGTIKETQAPVSIIRSGNSRVNLVTAEVDFSESNNPYDDVKDVISKMNLPEGYRVRFAGEQENIDRSFGDLIFAFILAIVLIYMLLASQFESLLYSLIMICTIPLMFIGVFPALYLFGKSLNVSSFMGLVLLLGVVVDNAALYYEYVHLLSKENIPLRKVIVDSGKIVLRPILMNNATTILGLLPIMLELQKGTEFQSPMAIVSIVGLLTSFFFSLYLIPVLFFYLLKNKERA is encoded by the coding sequence ATGAAAGCGATCCTTCGGTTCTGCATCGGTAGACCGGTGACGGTTGCCATGATTTGGTCCGCTCTCGATATTTTCGGACTTATCGCTCTAGAAAATCTAAAAATCAATCTAATGCCCGATCTGGAGTTTCCGAAAGTAACTATCGTTACCGGTTATCCTAATTCGTCTTCGGATGAGGTAGAGAGTCTTATCACAAAACCGATTTCAGATGCGGTTAGTACGATCGGCGGAGTGGAGTCGGTTCGTTCGGAGTCGATGGAAGGTCTCTCTACTGTTACAGTCCAATTTTCAAATCATACTTCAGTAGACTTTGCAATCATAGAGATCCGAGAGAGGATCGACTTAGTAAGGGACTCTTTGCCTCAGGATGCGAATCGACCTATCGTCATTCGTTTCGATCCTTCTCAATCCGCTTTTCAGGAGATTGCGATCTTTCCAAAAGCAGGAATGAAAGACCAGGAATTGAGGTCTTTCCTGGCAGACAGTGTGAAGGTTTATTTCGAAAGAGTGGAAGGACTTGCTGCGGTCCAGTTTTCGGGAGGATTCAAAAAGGAAGTATCGATTGAGATCGATTCGGAGAAGATGAACTCCTATAGCATTTCCCTTTTTGATATCAGAAAAGCGATTTCGCTTTCGAACGTTAGTTATCCTGCTGGTACTTTGCCGGTGGGTGATAAGGATTATTTGATCCGTGCAGTAGGAGAATTCAAGTCAGTCGCAAATATTGGCGAAACAGTAGTCGGCAACAATTCCCAAGGTGTTCCGATCCGTTTGGGCTCTTTTGCGGATGTTCATGTAGGATTTAGAGAACAGACAGGTATCGCAAGATATAACGGTAAAGACTGCGTTATAGCCTACTTATATAAGGAATCAGGTAGAAATTCGGTCGAAATTTCCGATCGTATTAAATTAGAATTAAGTAATATTAATCAGAAATTCGGAAAAGAATTATCCGCGGAAATCGTATACGACGAATCCAAATTTATCAGAGAATCGATTTCAGGAGTTACAGGCTCTTTAATTACGGGGATGATCCTGGCCTTTTTGGTTTTAGTATTTTTGCTTCGAAATTTGAAAAGCCCGATCATTCTGCTTACCGTTATTCCTGCGTCGCTTTTTTCGACACTTTTGCTTTTTTACGTCTTCGGAATTTCCTTAAATATGATGTCTTTAGGTGGGATGGCTTTAGGTATCGGTATGCTTTTCGATACGAGTAACGTCGTTTTTTCCTCGATCGAAAGGAATCTTTCCAGAGGTGTTCCGATCAAGGAAGCTTCTCTGAAGGGAACTGCGGAAGTTACGGGTTCCGTTGTATCCGCTACTCTGACTACAGTGATCGTTTTTTTGCCGATCATTTTCTTTAAGAGTATGATCGGTATCGTTTTCGGAGAGATGGCGCTTGCAATTACGATCTCTCTCTTGATGAGTCTACTCGCTTCCTTGACCCTAATCCCTATGATGACTTCCGTTTTGTATTCGGTTTCTATGGAACCGAAATTCTTAAAAGAAGTGATCTTTAAACGTTCCGAAGAATTTCACAGAAATCTTTTGTCCAAATATGAGACTAAGCTGATTTCCTATATCGAAGAACCGAAACCTTTGATCCGATCGATTTCTATTTTATTTATAGTTTCGGTAGCTTTTCTATTTATACTTCCGAAAGAGTTCGTTCCGAGAGTAGACACCGGAGAATTTTCGATCTTTATCAAAGCTAAAAATGGATCGGGGCTTATTCATACCTCGGAAGTCGTTTCTTCTTTGGAGTCCTCTTTGCTGAAGGATCCGGATGTGAAGAGTGTAATTACTCGTATCGGTTTTGAAGAAGATCAATTGGGCTCTAAGAAGAGGGGAAATTGGGGTTCGAATAGGGCTGTTCTAAGAGTGATCTTGAAAGAGGGTTCCTGGTCTTCGTCTGCAGAATTTATCTCTAAGTTTAGGAAGTCGCTACGTCTTTCGGAAGAAACGGAAATTCATTTTGAAAACAGTGGGGATGTCTTGGCTTCTGTAGTTTCCGCTGAAGGGAACGGTCTCAGTTTAGAAATTTTAGGGGAGAATCTCCAAACTTTAAAGGAAATAGGAAGTAATTTAAAATCCAGACTTTCCAAATTGCCGGGGATCAAAGATACTCGGGTTAGTATGGAGGATACTTCGGTCGAATACGATCTGAGCTTTGATTCCATTAAGGCAAGTTTCTTTAATCTGAATAACGACTATCTATCCAATTATCTTCGTATGGCAAATTTCGGTTCCGTAGTGACTAAAATTAAATTGGAGAATCGGAATAGAGACGTTAGACTCTTCTTTAAAAAAGGAGATGTAGATTCTCTGGATAAGGTACTAGGGATGAGGATCCAATCACCGAATGGGAATTTGGTCCAACTTTCTCAGATAGGCACCATTAAAGAAACTCAGGCTCCGGTCTCTATCATTCGTTCCGGAAATTCCAGAGTGAATTTGGTTACTGCGGAGGTGGATTTCAGCGAATCTAATAATCCGTATGATGATGTTAAAGATGTAATCTCCAAAATGAATTTGCCGGAAGGATATCGGGTTAGGTTTGCGGGAGAACAGGAGAATATCGATAGGTCTTTCGGCGATCTGATCTTTGCGTTCATTTTAGCGATCGTTCTTATCTATATGTTACTTGCGAGTCAGTTCGAATCTTTACTGTATTCTTTGATTATGATCTGCACGATCCCACTTATGTTTATCGGGGTGTTTCCCGCTTTGTATCTTTTCGGTAAGAGCTTAAACGTTAGTTCCTTTATGGGTTTGGTCTTACTTCTCGGGGTAGTCGTAGATAACGCTGCACTTTATTATGAGTATGTTCATCTACTCTCTAAAGAGAATATTCCTTTGCGTAAGGTTATCGTGGATAGCGGCAAGATTGTTTTACGTCCGATCCTGATGAATAACGCGACTACAATTTTAGGTTTATTGCCTATCATGTTGGAGCTCCAAAAAGGGACCGAGTTCCAGTCTCCTATGGCGATCGTTAGTATCGTAGGTCTTTTGACCTCCTTCTTCTTTAGTCTTTATCTGATCCCTGTTCTCTTCTTTTATCTTTTGAAGAATAAAGAAAGGGCTTAG
- a CDS encoding efflux RND transporter permease subunit has protein sequence MTDLKVFFREHILSMSMLFSGFLLFGFLAFFQVPITLFPTMEYPGLTISVEYPGADVLLVEELLTVPLEEAVSGVGGIEEIRSYAERGKTEINLEFRKGINIDLKSLEIRERIDMVSSNFPREVHKPLVLQYDPDQRPVMILSVESQKFDFAILRSIADNEVRRYLENVEGVSKISSSGGKVREVLIGCDLQKLRAYGLGLEDIQEAVQHNNKDASIGAVEKSGRKVQLKVFGKYSSLRDLQKQPFHSKELGRIFFLEDFAEVSFAYRDEESSSRINGKETVSVFVYKSSLGNTLQIASSIRQKLEELVLPDVHFNVVYDQSESIRKTYQNIIICFFVGALLLGGFWYWRRRRGRDENYITLFCQLPLNFFLVEFVLFISKIDFDIVIACSVIVGFALWLIVYQSLSKDEGVFSLQNTIGDFFSLVVIVLSLCLPLYYLDPDTGQSTMRLGLFIVLYLSCSYFLFLPLHFVIGRIRALLIGSYVSVPDFYKNSDVLNSNFSSPFRFNWNVSERVFWGLYIIVLLFGLFRLVKSEKELFYSIENKRILGFVEFPSGFNFPQTNEVVKKVESKIAEAEGFAEITSKIDPGHAFLVITIDESKIDGDKFIQNVRASIGDISPAFCYFSRESENSKFKDIRIDILGDDLDKLDELAKNAAGKASKIPGVGDVVLNYKSPRDELELSLNNNKASGASLNNAEIAGFLKTAIQGSVISKYVEDHRELDIRLRALKEFRNSKQSLERFVVKNQVGKYVPIPEVTTQKESHSPTKVFRKNKKRVLSFSLRLTSGSYISVKSNIVQELEKDLPENYYIEPGRSMEKIWETENRLYGVICFSLVLIYMVLASYFESFKEPFAVLFTAVLPFFITLSAMSLVFGTLSLPIYLGLLLTISISCFHVMRILKTGEAIGSGFRKRSAIFGILALCIPQIVFAREGGRFLMEFELTIIVGYSCSLFITTKALPYILSGPPRLVLRQAQDGSP, from the coding sequence ATGACCGATCTAAAAGTCTTTTTTAGAGAGCACATCCTGAGTATGAGTATGCTTTTTTCCGGATTTTTGCTTTTCGGGTTTTTAGCTTTTTTTCAAGTTCCGATCACTCTATTCCCGACGATGGAGTATCCAGGTTTGACCATTTCGGTCGAGTATCCAGGCGCGGATGTTTTGCTTGTGGAGGAACTTTTGACTGTTCCCTTGGAGGAAGCGGTTTCCGGGGTAGGCGGGATAGAAGAGATCCGTTCTTATGCCGAGAGAGGTAAGACGGAAATCAATTTAGAATTTCGTAAAGGAATCAATATCGATCTAAAGAGTTTGGAGATCCGGGAAAGGATCGATATGGTCTCGAGTAATTTTCCGAGAGAAGTCCATAAGCCGTTAGTGTTGCAGTACGATCCCGATCAAAGACCGGTGATGATCCTTTCTGTCGAAAGTCAGAAGTTCGATTTTGCAATTTTAAGAAGTATCGCGGACAACGAAGTGCGTAGGTATCTAGAGAATGTGGAGGGAGTGAGTAAAATCTCCTCTTCGGGTGGTAAGGTCCGAGAAGTTTTGATCGGCTGTGACCTTCAAAAATTAAGAGCTTACGGCCTCGGATTGGAAGATATCCAAGAAGCGGTCCAACATAATAACAAGGATGCCTCCATCGGAGCTGTAGAAAAATCGGGCCGGAAGGTCCAATTGAAAGTTTTCGGTAAATATTCCAGTTTGAGAGATCTTCAAAAGCAACCTTTCCATTCGAAGGAGTTGGGAAGAATTTTCTTTTTGGAGGATTTTGCGGAGGTTTCTTTCGCTTATAGAGACGAGGAAAGCTCTTCTAGGATCAACGGAAAGGAAACTGTGAGCGTTTTCGTTTATAAATCCTCGCTCGGAAATACGCTTCAAATCGCCTCATCTATTCGGCAGAAGTTGGAAGAGTTGGTCCTTCCGGATGTTCATTTTAACGTTGTTTACGATCAGTCCGAGTCTATTCGTAAGACATATCAGAATATTATAATTTGCTTTTTTGTCGGAGCATTACTTTTGGGCGGATTTTGGTATTGGAGAAGAAGGAGAGGTAGAGATGAGAATTACATTACTCTTTTTTGTCAATTGCCACTGAACTTCTTTTTGGTGGAATTCGTCCTTTTTATATCTAAGATAGACTTCGATATAGTTATCGCGTGTTCCGTTATCGTAGGCTTTGCGCTTTGGCTGATAGTTTATCAGTCTCTCTCGAAGGATGAGGGAGTTTTTTCCCTGCAGAACACTATAGGAGATTTCTTTTCCTTAGTGGTGATCGTTCTTTCTCTTTGTTTGCCGTTATATTATTTGGATCCGGATACGGGACAATCCACGATGAGACTTGGGTTATTCATCGTATTGTATTTGTCTTGTTCGTATTTTCTTTTTTTACCTTTGCATTTCGTTATCGGACGCATTCGAGCATTACTTATCGGTTCTTACGTTTCGGTCCCCGATTTTTACAAGAATTCGGATGTTCTAAATTCGAATTTCTCAAGTCCGTTCCGTTTCAATTGGAATGTTTCGGAAAGGGTTTTCTGGGGATTGTATATTATAGTTTTGTTATTCGGTCTGTTTAGGCTAGTGAAAAGCGAGAAGGAATTGTTTTATTCCATAGAGAACAAAAGAATTCTGGGTTTTGTAGAATTTCCGTCCGGTTTTAATTTTCCTCAGACGAACGAGGTTGTGAAAAAAGTAGAGAGTAAGATCGCCGAGGCGGAGGGCTTTGCGGAAATCACTTCGAAGATCGACCCTGGACATGCGTTTCTTGTGATCACTATAGACGAATCTAAAATTGACGGGGATAAATTCATTCAGAATGTCAGAGCCTCCATAGGGGATATCAGCCCAGCTTTTTGTTATTTTTCGAGAGAATCGGAAAATTCGAAATTCAAAGATATTCGGATCGATATTCTGGGAGACGATCTAGACAAGTTAGACGAGCTTGCTAAGAACGCTGCGGGAAAAGCTTCGAAAATTCCTGGAGTCGGCGACGTAGTTTTGAATTATAAATCGCCGAGGGATGAATTAGAACTTTCTCTGAATAATAATAAGGCTTCCGGTGCTTCCTTAAATAATGCGGAGATTGCAGGCTTTTTGAAAACGGCAATCCAAGGCTCGGTTATCTCAAAGTATGTGGAAGATCATAGAGAGCTGGATATAAGATTAAGGGCATTGAAAGAGTTTCGCAATTCGAAACAAAGTTTGGAAAGATTCGTCGTGAAAAACCAAGTCGGTAAGTATGTGCCGATCCCGGAAGTGACTACTCAAAAAGAATCTCATTCCCCCACTAAAGTATTTCGTAAAAATAAGAAAAGGGTATTGTCCTTTTCTTTGCGACTTACTAGCGGTTCCTATATTTCAGTTAAATCTAATATAGTGCAGGAGTTGGAGAAAGATCTTCCTGAAAATTATTATATCGAGCCGGGCAGGAGTATGGAGAAAATTTGGGAAACGGAGAACCGTCTTTACGGTGTTATTTGCTTTTCTTTGGTTTTGATCTATATGGTACTCGCTTCTTATTTCGAATCGTTTAAGGAACCGTTTGCAGTTTTGTTTACTGCGGTATTGCCTTTTTTTATCACTCTTTCGGCAATGAGTCTGGTTTTTGGGACTTTGTCCTTGCCGATCTATTTGGGGTTGCTGTTGACGATCTCGATTTCGTGTTTTCACGTTATGAGGATACTTAAAACGGGAGAAGCGATCGGGTCGGGGTTTAGGAAGAGATCTGCGATTTTCGGGATCTTGGCTTTGTGTATTCCTCAAATCGTTTTTGCGAGGGAAGGGGGAAGGTTTTTGATGGAGTTCGAGCTCACTATAATCGTAGGTTATAGTTGTTCTCTTTTCATAACTACTAAGGCTTTGCCGTACATTCTCTCTGGCCCCCCTCGACTCGTCCTTCGGCAGGCTCAGGACGGGTCTCCCTAG
- a CDS encoding MORN repeat-containing protein, with amino-acid sequence MIIKIFDFFNKLVSFIRESFVFKKVVAFYTPFSWKRSLGSFAVLLFLVGAYFRIFDDATCLEGNCKDSLSKIQFRNGDIYQGTFVDSKPQGFGAFWSQKGDYYQGSWFRGMKHGKGKYVYPNGTEYVGDFTFNKKEGVGVFKWADGSTLEGSWIGDRPQGQGVLSLPGSRKFVGYYQKGSIYDGEGVFIYSDGSKYLGSWKAGMRHGFGVLVAPGGIVLFKGMWENDRKVLGPLDKPFAIAQDKLGAGSSTGSGQVLRQAQDKHTSKAIKKKKGN; translated from the coding sequence GTGATCATAAAGATATTTGATTTTTTTAATAAATTAGTTTCGTTCATTCGAGAATCTTTCGTGTTTAAGAAGGTAGTCGCTTTTTATACTCCGTTTTCTTGGAAAAGGAGTTTGGGTTCTTTTGCGGTACTTCTTTTTCTGGTCGGAGCATATTTCCGGATCTTTGACGATGCTACATGTTTAGAAGGAAATTGTAAGGATAGTCTTTCTAAGATCCAATTCCGTAACGGAGATATTTATCAAGGGACCTTTGTGGATTCTAAGCCTCAAGGTTTTGGAGCCTTTTGGAGTCAAAAGGGAGATTATTATCAGGGCAGCTGGTTCCGTGGAATGAAACACGGTAAAGGGAAATATGTTTATCCTAACGGTACCGAATATGTGGGAGATTTTACCTTCAATAAAAAAGAAGGCGTAGGAGTTTTCAAATGGGCGGACGGAAGCACGTTAGAGGGTTCTTGGATCGGAGATCGTCCACAGGGCCAGGGCGTGTTGAGTCTGCCTGGCTCGCGTAAGTTTGTAGGTTATTATCAGAAAGGTTCTATTTACGATGGAGAGGGAGTGTTTATCTATTCTGACGGTTCCAAGTATTTAGGAAGTTGGAAAGCAGGTATGAGACATGGCTTTGGGGTTTTGGTCGCTCCAGGCGGGATCGTTTTGTTCAAAGGAATGTGGGAAAATGATCGAAAGGTTTTAGGACCCCTCGACAAGCCCTTCGCTATCGCTCAGGACAAGCTCGGGGCGGGCTCTTCGACGGGCTCTGGGCAGGTCCTTCGGCAGGCTCAGGATAAACACACTAGTAAGGCAATTAAAAAGAAGAAAGGCAATTGA
- a CDS encoding GIY-YIG nuclease family protein, producing the protein MSFVYILLCSDLSFYTGCTCDLDRRLYEHNAGIGSLYTKVRRPVCLIYFEVFSVAEEAFRRERQIKNWSRAKKISLIQGDFKLLSELSRPSTSPSLTLRTSSGRAHSD; encoded by the coding sequence ATGTCCTTCGTTTACATTCTTCTTTGTTCCGATCTGTCTTTTTATACTGGTTGTACTTGTGATTTAGATAGGCGTTTGTATGAACATAACGCAGGTATTGGTTCCTTATACACTAAGGTGCGTAGGCCTGTTTGTTTAATTTATTTTGAAGTATTCTCTGTTGCGGAGGAGGCTTTTCGTCGCGAACGGCAAATTAAAAATTGGAGTCGTGCTAAGAAGATATCGTTGATCCAAGGTGATTTTAAATTGCTTTCTGAGTTGTCTCGCCCCTCGACTAGCCCTTCGCTAACGCTCAGGACTAGCTCGGGGCGAGCCCACTCGGACTGA